In Rosa chinensis cultivar Old Blush chromosome 1, RchiOBHm-V2, whole genome shotgun sequence, a genomic segment contains:
- the LOC121052992 gene encoding probable disease resistance RPP8-like protein 2, which translates to MEQLRHLYLPWRHYISEQKLSFARLCNLQTLGDLPIEKCDLNDLVQLTNLKKISVIVSRPSHLEKFKNMLISRSITYERLQSLSLKLNRDDNEDIARDIVLRCPHIYKLRLLGKMTKFPEELLGYPNLTKITLVSTELRCDQIEIVKMLPKLRVLYLGSNAFKSKTMVFSPGGFPHLEFLTLSALFMLNEWRVEKEAMPSLQRLHIEWCLQLWEVPDGLQHITTLKELTINVMTSRFCSRVREGGEDFYKIKHVPSIIITNIQPDYKKDEEPEMEEAAGASRVVANDSEESTVDAAPTPEGKTEEIQAASTP; encoded by the exons ATGGAGCAACTGAGGCATTTATATTTACCTTGGCGTCACTATATAAGTGAACAGAAACTCTCATTTGCAAGACTTTGCAATTTGCAGACGTTGGGTGATCTTCCAATTGAGAAATGTGATTTGAATGATCTTGTTCAGTTAACCAATCTGAAGAAAATATCCGTAATTGTATCACGGCCTAGTCACTTGGAAAAGTTCAAGAACATGTTGATATCAAGAAGTATAACATATGAGCGTCTTCAATCGCTATCTTTGAAGCTAAACCGAGATGATAATGAGGATATAGCAAGAGATATAGTATTAAGGTGTCCTCATATATACAAGCTGCGACTGCTTGGGAAAATGACTAAATTTCCAGAAGAGCTGCTGGGCTATCCAAACCTCACCAAGATAACGTTGGTTAGTACAGAACTGAGATGTGACCAGATAGAAATAGTGAAGATGCTGCCCAAGTTAAGGGTGCTTTACCTAGGTAGTAATGCTTTCAAATCAAAAACAATGGTTTTCTCCCCAGGAGGCTTTCCTCATCTGGAATTTCTTACCCTTAGTGCTTTGTTTATGTTGAACGAGTGGAGGGTGGAGAAAGAAGCCATGCCTAGTCTTCAGAGATTGCATATTGAATGGTGCCTACAATTATGGGAAGTTCCAGATGGGCTTCAGCATATTACTACCCTCAAGGAGTTAACAATCAACGTGATGACTAGTAGATTCTGCAGTAGGGTTAGGGAAGGAGGAGAGGATTTCTACAAAATTAAACATGTGCCTTCTATTATAATCACTAATATTCAACCTGACTACAAGAAAGACGAGGAGCCAGAAATGGAGGAAGCAGCAGGTGCTTCTCGAGTAGTTGCTAACGACTCTGAGGAATCAACTGTGGACG CTGCTCCGACTCCTGAAGGAAAAACAGAGGAAATACAAGCTGCATCCACTCCTTAA
- the LOC112166329 gene encoding putative disease resistance protein At1g50180, whose product MAEGVVIVAAEGIKTLGDFIIQQSKFLSGVSYQVELAKVELHLIRGFLRDADARQGEEEVVRIWVKLIRDAAYDLEDVIESFALKVASRRRGGTVKIVLKRFASIFNEGVNPYKIGSEIEDIMTKLSHLRSSLQSYNIRQISGEENTDILVKELVREGKRHRVISIWGMGGSGKTTLAKQVFLQDEVKRHFDCFAWVCISQQWEGKDVLEDIIIKLTSPTAEKRKEISKMKKDEIAREVCSIQREKRCLVVLDDIWTQEAWHSIKSGFPINEETESRILLTTRKKEVALLASKNDHLHQPQPLDDNQSWELFEKIAMCGSDKTDLEIYAKKRELGKKMLVHCSGLPLAINVLAGLLSRRETIDEWDTVLRNVDVYIMRGINVLEREKTGQECGVSGVLALSYDDLPSHLKLCFLYLAQFPEDHEIRVKRLSQLWIAEGFITSTSEMHVSVEILEELSYSCLVELVERSMVQVVEYGLSGKVKTCRLHDFMRDLCLQKAEEENFLRIINFSTGLVSKTPLIGKVRRLALHLDENVKYDFSIDGRDEHIRSAV is encoded by the exons ATGGCTGAAGGTGTTGTTATTGTTGCGGCTGAAGGGATCAAGACCCTCGGAGACTTCATCATTCAGCAATCAAAGTTCTTGAGTGGAGTCAGCTATCAAGTTGAGCTTGCAAAAGTTGAACTGCACTTGATCCGCGGCTTCCTCAGAGATGCAGATGCAAgacaaggagaagaagaggtaGTCCGCATTTGGGTTAAACTGATTAGAGATGCTGCTTATGACTTGGAGGATGTCATTGAATCTTTTGCCTTGAAAGTAGCTTCTAGGAGGAGAGGAGGTACTGTGAAGATTGTTCTCAAAAGGTTTGCAAGCATCTTTAATGAAGGAGTTAATCCATACAAGATTGGGTCCGAAATTGAGGATATTATGACCAAACTTTCTCATCTGAGGTCGAGTTTGCAAAGTTATAACATCAGGCAAATAAGTGGGG AGGAAAACACAGATATACTGGTGAAGGAGTTGGTAAGAGAAGGAAAGCGTCACCGTGTTATTTCTATTTGGGGGATGGGCGGCTCTGGAAAAACCACTCTtgcaaaacaggtttttcttcAAGATGAAGTTAAGCGCcattttgattgttttgcttGGGTCTGTATATCTCAACAATGGGAAGGAAAGGATGTATTGGAAGATATTATAATTAAACTCACTTCCCCAACAgcagaaaaaaggaaagaaatttccaaaatgaaaaAGGATGAAATAGCAAGGGAGGTCTGTAGTATCCAACGAGAAAAGAGATGTCTGGTGGTCCTTGATGACATATGGACTCAAGAGGCTTGGCATTCAATAAAATCTGGATTCCCAATCAATGAGGAAACAGAGAGCCGGATATTACTCACTACTCGCAAAAAAGAAGTTGCTTTGCTTGCTTCCAAAAATGATCATCTCCACCAACCTCAACCATTAGATGACAACCAGAGCTGGGAACTGTTTGAAAAGATAGCGATGTGTGGAAGCGACAAAACAG acTTGGAAATTTATGCAAAGAAAAGGGAATTAGGAAAGAAGATGCTTGTACATTGTTCAGGTTTACCATTAGCCATCAATGTGCTTGCTGGTCTTCTTAGTAGACGAGAGACGATTGATGAGTGGGACACGGTACTTAGaaatgttgatgtatacataaTGAGAGGCATAAATGTCCTTGAAAGAGAAAAGACAGGTCAGGAGTGTGGTGTTTCAGGTGTCTTGGCATTGAGTTATGATGACTTACCATCTCACTTAAAACTATGCTttttgtatttagcccaattTCCTGAGGATCATGAGATACGGGTAAAAAGACTTAGTCAATTATGGATTGCAGAAGGGTTTATAACTTCAACGTCAGAAATGCATGTTTCAGTTGAAATTTTGGAAGAATTGTCATATAGTTGCCTAGTTGAATTAGTGGAAAGATCTATGGTTCAAGTTGTAGAATATGGCTTAAGTGGGAAGGTGAAAACTTGCCGTCTCCATGATTTTATGCGAGACTTGTGCTTGCAAAAGGCAGAAGAGGAGAATTTTCTCCGAATTATTAACTTTTCTACGGGACTAGTATCTAAGACACCACTAATTGGCAAGGTTCGAAGACTTGCCCTCCATTTGGATGAAAATGTTAAATATGATTTTAGTATAGATGGAAGAGATGAGCACATTAG ATCTGCGGtataa